GTGCTCCAGCAGCCGGAACAGGGCGGTTTCGACGGCGAAGAGGGCGGCCTGTGCGTACTGGGTCCGGTGCAGCAGGGCTTCGTCGGGGGTGCCGGGGGCGGCGTCGAGCACGGCGGCGAGCGGGCGGTCGAGGTGCGGGTCGAGGCGTTCGGCGACGGCGTCCAGCGCTTCGGCGAACACCGGTTGGGCAGCGCGCAGTTCGCGGGCCATGCCGGGGCGCTGGCTGCCCTGTCCGGTGAAGAGGAAGGCTGTCCTGGCCTCGCGGCGGCGCACTCCCGTGACGACGGAGGGTGAGGGGTCGCCCCCGGCGAGGGTTCCCAGGGCGCGGGTGAGTTCCTCGTACGAGCTGCCGAGGACGACGGCCCGGTGCTCGAAGGCTGTGCGGGTGGTGGCCAGCGCGTGGCCGACGGCCTGTGCGGTGGCACCGGCGGCGGCCGCTCCGGCGAGGTGCGCGTGCAGCCGGCCGGCCTGGGCCCGGAGGGCTTCGGCGGAACGGCCGGAGAGGAACCAGGCGGTCGGCCGCTCCTCCCCCGGCCCGTCCCCGGGGGAGGCTGCGGGAGTCGTGCCCGGGGTTTCGGCACCGGCCGCGTCCTCGGTGTCCCGCGCCGCTTCCTCCACGATCAGGTGGGCGTTCGTACCGCCGACGCCGAAGGCGGAGATCCCGGCGCGGCGCGGGCGCGGGCCCGCCGGCCAGGCCACCGGCTCGGTCAGCAGCCGTACCCGGCCGGAGGACCAGTCGGCGTGCGGGGTGGGGGTGTCCGCGTGCAGGGTCCTGGGCAGCAGTCCGTGGCGCATGGCCTGGATGGTCTTGATGACGCCGCCGACGCCTGCGGCGGCCTGCGAGTGGCCGATGTTGGACTTGAGGGAGCCGAGCCACAGGGGCCGGTCCGCCTCGCGGCCCTGTCCGTAGACGTCGAGCAGGGCCTGGGCCTCGATGGGGTCGCCGAGCTGGGTGCCGGTGCCGTGCGCCTCGACGGCGTCGATGTCCTCGGGGCGCAGTCCGGCGTCGGCGAGGGCCTGGCGGATGACGCGCTGCTGGGAGGGGCCGTTGGGGGCGGTGAGGCCGTTGCTGGCGCCGTCCTGGTTGACGGCGGAGCCTCGGATGACGGCGAGCACCGGGTGCCCGTTGCGCTCGGCGTCGGAGAGCCGTTCCAGTACGAGCACGCCGGCGCCCTCCGCCCAGCCGGTGCCGTCCGCGTCTGCGGAGAAGGCCTTGCAGCGGCCGTCCGCCGCGAGGCCCTTCTGCCGGGAGAACTCGACGAACGCGGCGGCGTCGGGCATGACGGCCGCGCCGCCGGCCAGTGCGAGGCCGCACTCCCCGCGGCGCAGGGCGGCGACGGCCAGGTGCATGGCGACCAGCGAGGAGGAGCAGGCCGTCTCCACCGTCAGGGCCGGGCCCTCAAGTCCGAGGACGTAGCTGATCCGGCCGGAGAGCACGGCGTCGGCGCTGCCGGTCAGGAGGTAGCCCTCGGAGCCTGCGGGCACCCGGTCCAGATCGGTGGCGTACTCGGCGTGGGCGGCACCGATGTAGACGCCCGTACCGGTCCCGCGCAGGGTGCGCGGGTCGAGGCCGGTACGTTCCAGGGCCTCCCAGGACACCTCGAGGAGCAGCCGCTGCTGGGGGTCCATGACGACGGCCTCGCGCGGCGAGATCCCGAAGAACGCGGCGTCGAAGTCGGCTGCGCCGGCGAGGAATCCGCCCTGGTTGCAGTAGGTGGTTCCGGGCGACTCGGGGTCCGGGTCGTAGAGCCCTTCGAGGTCCCAGCCGCGGTCCTCCGGGAAGGGCGCGACGGCGTCCGTCCCGGAGGCGACCAGCTCCCAGAGTGCCTCGGCGGAGTCGGCTCCGCCCGGATACCGGCAGGCCATGCCGACGACTGCGACGGGCTCGTGGGCGGCCGCGGTCAGCTCCCGGTTGCGCCGGCGCAGCCGCTCGGTCTCCTTGAGCGAGGTCCGGAGCGCCTCCATGAGCTTTTCGGAGGACATGGCCATCGGTGGGGCCCCTCTCTGAGTCGGGCGGAGCTGCGTTCGGACGGAGCGGCGTTCTCGCGGCCGCCGGCTGGGGTACGGCTCAGGCCGCGTCGCGCAGCGCCAGCTCGATCAGCGCGGCCTCGTCGAGTTCGTCGAGTTCGTCGAGGGCGGCGATCTCGTCGAGGTCGCCGCTTGCGCGGGCGGCGCCGAACCGGTCCGCCCCATCGAACCCGCCGCCGCCTGAGAACCGCTCGGGCGCCGCCGTACCGGGCGCCGCGGAGGCCAGGGCGAGCAGCGTGTCCAGCAGCTCCGCCTCGCGCAGCACGCCCAGCGGGATCGTGGCCAGGGCGGCCCGGATCCGCTGCTCCTCGGGGGTACCGGTGCCTGCTGGGGCGGCCGGGCTGAGGACTTCGGCCAGATGGGCGGCCATGGCGGCGGCGGTGGGGTGGTCGAAGACCAGGGTGGGGGGCAGCTTGCGGCCGCAGGCGCGGCTGAGCCGGCCCGCCAGCTCGCCTGCGGTGAGGGAGCTGAACCCGAGGTCCTTGAACGCCTCTTCGGGGTCGACGTCCTCGGGTCCGGTGTGGCCGAGCACGGCCGCGACGCTGCCGCGGACCTCGTCGAGCACGATCTCGTAGCGCTCGGCGGGGCCGGCTGCGGCGAGCCGGGCGGGCAGCCCGTCCGCCCCGGCTCCGTCGGGCTGCCCGCCGGACGCCCCGGCGGTTCCGTCGCCGCCGGATCCGCCCACGCCGGGCAGTTCGCCGATCAGCGGGCTGGGGCGGAACGTCGTGAACCCCTTGGCGAAGAGCGGCCAGTCCATGTCGGCGAGCGCGACGCAGCCGTCCTCGCGGTCCAGAGCCCGTGCCAGGGCCTGCACGGCCCTTACGGGGTCCATGGCCCGCAGTCCTCGGCTGCTGAGGAACTCCTCGCCGGCGCCCTCGCCCATGCCGCCGCCGCCCCACAGGCCCCAGGCCACGGAGGTGGCGGGCAGGCCGTCGGCGCGGCGCCGTTCGGCGAGCGCGTCGAGCGCGGCGTTCGCCGCGCCGTAGGCGCTCTGGCCGCCGCTGCCCCAGACTCCGGCCCCGGAGGCGTACAGGACGAACGCGTCGAGTTCCCGGGTGCGTGTCAGCTCGTGCAGGTGCTGGGCACCGGCAACCTTGCCCGCGTACACCTCGGCGAGGGAGTGGGCGTCGGTGTCGAGGAAGGCGGCCGAGTGCGGGACGCCGGCGGTGTGGAAGACGGCGGTGGGCGGGTGGGCGTCGAGGAGGGCGGCCAGCGCCTCGCGGTCGGACACGTCACAGGCGGCGAGGGTGACTTCGACACCCAGGGCACGCAACTCCTCGGCCAGCCCGGCAGACCCGGGAGCATCCGGACCGCGGCGCCCGGTCAGCACCAGATGCCCGGCCCCGGCCCCCGCGAGCCAACGCGCGACATGAGCACCGAGAGCACCGGTACCACCCGTCACCAGGACAGTGCCCCGGGGGGTGTAGGTGCGGCGGGCGGGGACGCCGGCAGCGGGAACGAGCCGGCGGCCGTAGCTGCCGGAGGCGCGGACGGCGATCTGGTCCTCGTCGGCGATTCCCGCCAGGGCGGCGGCCAGCCGCTGCCAGGCGCGTGCGTCGGGGGCCTCGGGCAGGTCGACCAGGCCGCCCCAGAGGAGGGGGTGCTCCAGTGCGATGCCTCGGCCGAGTCCCCAGACCTGTGCGCCTTCGGAGCCGGGCCGTTCGGCGGGCGAGACGGCGACGGCGCCACGGGTCACGGCCCAGAGCTTCGCGGTGAGGCCGGCGTCGGCCGCTGCCTGCGCGAGGAGGGCGGTGCCGAGCACGGCGAGGGCCAACTCGGGGCTCTCGGGGTGTGGTCGCCGGTCGGTTCCGAGGAGGGAGAGGATGCCGTCGACGGGCCGGGCGGTGCCTCCTGCGGTCTCCTCGCCGCTCTTGTACGCGGTGAGCAGGCCGGTCAGGGTCTCGCGGGTGGCGGTGTGCGCGTCGAGGGTCAGGCGTTCGATGCGGGCACCGTGCCGGACGAGGGTGGCCTCGGCCGCGTCGGCGAACGCGTCCGCGTCGGCGTCCGGGCCTTCGGGGAGGACGAGGAGCCAGCGCCCGGAGAGGTCGGGGGCGGTGGCGGATACCGGCTCCGCGAGGCCCTTCCAGGTGGTGCGGTAGCGCCAGGAGTCCGTACCGGTCGGGTCGGCGGCGGGCGCGGACCGGGCGGAGGGCTCCAGCCAGTAGTCCTTGTGCTGGAAAGCGTAGGTGGGCAGGTCGACAACCCTGGCTCCGGTGCCGTCGAAGAGGACACCCCAGTCGATGTCGACGCCACGGACGAACAACTCGGCGGCCGAGGTCAGGAAACGCTCCCAGCCACCCTCATCACGCCGCAACGAACCACCGGCCAGGACATCCCTGCCCTCGGCGGTCTCCTGAATACCCATGATCAGCACAGGATGCGCACTGGACTCGATGAACGTCCCGAAGCCCCGATCCAGGAGCAGCCGGACCGTCTCCTCGAAACGAACCGTCTGCCGAAGATTCCGGTACCAATACGCGGCGTCCAGCACCGTCGTATCAACCAGCTCACCGGTCACCGTCGAATAGAACGGAATCTCCGAACGACGCGGCGTGATCGGAGCCAGGACGTCGAGGAGTTCGGTCTCGATCCGCTCCACATGCGCGGAGTGCGACGCGTAGTCCACCGGCACCTGCCGAGCCCGCACCTCCTCACCCTTATACGCGGCCACGATCTCCGTGATCGCATCGGCATCACCGGACACCACCGTGCTCGACGGACCATTCACCGCCGCCACACTCAACCGACCGACCCACTCCACCCCGGCAAGACGCTCCTCGACCTCCGCCAACGGCAACGGAATCGACGCCATGCCGCCGAGGCCGGCCAGCTCACGG
This genomic interval from Streptomyces sp. 840.1 contains the following:
- a CDS encoding SDR family NAD(P)-dependent oxidoreductase, with amino-acid sequence MANEEKLREYLKRTTTELHRTSERLKELEARAHEPIAIVGMACRFPGAGSPEDLWDLVSGGTDAVSPFPGDRGWDVEGLYDPDPDAAGRSYCREGGFLGSAGAFDPGFFGISPREAVAMDPQQRLLLETSWEALERAGIDPRSLAGSRTGVFVGAWDGGYTSGVHEPSAQLEGDLLTGGVVSFTSGRISYTLGLEGPSVSVDTACSSSLVALHQAARSLRSGECDLALAGGVTVMSTPAVFVQFSRQRGVAADGRCKAFADAADGFGPGEGAGIILVERLSDAVRKGHRVLAVLRGSAVNQDGASNGLTAPSGAAQQRVIRQALADAQVTAGDVDVVEAHGTGTKLGDPIEVHALIDTYGSAHTPERPLWLGSLKSNIGHTQAAAGVGGVIKMVMALQEGVLPQTLHVDAPSSQVDWEDGVVSLLTESRPWPETGRSRRAGVSSFGVSGTNAHVILEQAPVPDAAEESVVRELPVVPLVVSAKSGAALKVQAERLRARLEVEGAPRLLDVGYSLVTSRSVFEHRQVTLGSRIVEDSVGPVGRRVLVFPGQGTQWVGMGAGLLESSPVFAARLRECADALAPFVDFDVVEVVRAGGSLDDVGVVQPVTWAVMVSLAELWRSFGVVPDAVVGHSQGEIAAAAVSGALSLEDAARVVALRAGVIGRELAGLGGMASIPLPLAEVEERLAGVEWVGRLSVAAVNGPSSTVVSGDADAITEIVAAYKGEEVRARQVPVDYASHSAHVERIETELLDVLAPITPRRSEIPFYSTVTGELVDTTVLDAAYWYRNLRQTVRFEETVRLLLDRGFGTFIESSAHPVLIMGIQETAEGRDVLAGGSLRRDEGGWERFLTSAAELFVRGVDIDWGVLFDGTGARVVDLPTYAFQHKDYWLEPSARSAPAADPTGTDSWRYRTTWKGLAEPVSATAPDLSGRWLLVLPEGPDADADAFADAAEATLVRHGARIERLTLDAHTATRETLTGLLTAYKSGEETAGGTARPVDGILSLLGTDRRPHPESPELALAVLGTALLAQAAADAGLTAKLWAVTRGAVAVSPAERPGSEGAQVWGLGRGIALEHPLLWGGLVDLPEAPDARAWQRLAAALAGIADEDQIAVRASGSYGRRLVPAAGVPARRTYTPRGTVLVTGGTGALGAHVARWLAGAGAGHLVLTGRRGPDAPGSAGLAEELRALGVEVTLAACDVSDREALAALLDAHPPTAVFHTAGVPHSAAFLDTDAHSLAEVYAGKVAGAQHLHELTRTRELDAFVLYASGAGVWGSGGQSAYGAANAALDALAERRRADGLPATSVAWGLWGGGGMGEGAGEEFLSSRGLRAMDPVRAVQALARALDREDGCVALADMDWPLFAKGFTTFRPSPLIGELPGVGGSGGDGTAGASGGQPDGAGADGLPARLAAAGPAERYEIVLDEVRGSVAAVLGHTGPEDVDPEEAFKDLGFSSLTAGELAGRLSRACGRKLPPTLVFDHPTAAAMAAHLAEVLSPAAPAGTGTPEEQRIRAALATIPLGVLREAELLDTLLALASAAPGTAAPERFSGGGGFDGADRFGAARASGDLDEIAALDELDELDEAALIELALRDAA